A stretch of the Capsicum annuum cultivar UCD-10X-F1 chromosome 10, UCD10Xv1.1, whole genome shotgun sequence genome encodes the following:
- the LOC107852448 gene encoding uncharacterized protein LOC107852448: protein MYMSSHIQRKQKRRRNGSDSIEEILLRWKFFYQDVNCIDDQVKKKRRIRVKGSTKGCMRGKGGPENSGCTYRGVRQRTWGKWVAEIREPVYFSGEYKSTGKRLWLGTFSTASEAAIAYDEAAKVMYGSNAILNFPNYCDLSSKTSSLELSGKSSDDHGDLGVDKTQNIEIESGLKTSDTLDDGVVVNTDLGNCANIDEISEIHQECCKGNQGSPTCCLTEEELEVIPEENSEIEVNDECNSGICSTSQNSCVKVETPIVEEMENDEFVHNKDLERLNFNDVLNSLLEDKTDVRPTLMFSKDVLRTDEICNSTDQIVRQEMDKYSYSMNISEEQPLDFRSSENRREDFSNHIKYMERCLMEDSSPMEATTISDAFCLTESYKEAYSFQRFLEESFELNYAETEEQFDYTYDQQINLQNSETRSQIRSDGIISNQADWKEQNLDVFGLDDWSRQ from the exons ATGTATATGTCTTCTCACATTCAAAG GAAACAGAAAAGAAGGCGTAATGGATCTGATTCGATAGAAGAAATTTTGTTAAGGTGGAAATTTTTTTACCAAGACGTTAATTGTATAGACGATCAagtgaaaaagaagagaagaatcCGTGTTAAAGGATCAACAAAAGGCTGTATGAGAGGCAAAGGTGGTCCTGAGAATTCGGGTTGTACATACAGAGGAGTTAGGCAGAGGACATGGGGTAAATGGGTGGCTGAAATTCGCGAGCCTGTATATTTTAGTGGTGAGTATAAGAGCACTGGTAAGCGACTTTGGCTTGGTACTTTTTCAACTGCTAGTGAAGCTGCTATTGCTTATGATGAAGCTGCTAAGGTTATGTATGGATCTAATGCCATACTTAACTTCCCAAATTATTGTGACTTGTCGAGTAAGACATCTTCATTGGAATTGAGTGGTAAATCGTCTGATGATCATGGGGATTTAGGAGTTGATAAGACACAGAATATTGAAATTGAGTCGGGTTTAAAAACATCGGATACACTAGATGATGGTGTGGTTGTAAATACAGATTTAGGCAATTGTGCTAATATAGATGAGATATCAGAGATTCATCAAGAGTGCTGCAAGGGGAATCAAGGTTCaccaacttgttgcttgactgAGGAGGAATTAGAAGTTATCCCGGAGGAGAATTCTGAAATAGAAGTAAATGATGAGTGCAATTCAGGAATTTGTTCTACATCTCAAAATTCTTGTGTTAAAGTTGAGACACCCATAGTGGAAGAAATGGAGAATGATGAATTTGTACATAATAAAGATTTGGAGCGCCTCAACTTTAACGATGTCTTAAACAGTTTGCTAGAGGACAAAACTGATGTGAGGCCAACCCTCATGTTTAGCAAAGATGTCTTGAGGACTGATGAAATTTGTAACTCCACCGATCAAATTGTACGACAGGAAATGGATAAATACAGTTACTCAATGAACATATCAGAAGAACAACCATTGGACTTCAGGTCTTCTGAAAACAGGAGAGAAGATTTTAGTAATCATATCAAATACATGGAACGTTGTCTAATGGAAGACAGTAGTCCAATGGAAGCAACAACAATATCAGATGCATTTTGTTTGACAGAGAGCTATAAGGAAGCTTACAGTTTTCAGAGGTTTTTAGAAGAATCGTTTGAGCTAAACTATGCAGAGACTGAGGAGCAATTTGATTACACATACGATCAGCAAATTAACCTGCAGAACTCGGAGACACGTTCTCAGATTCGATCAGATGGAATAATTAGTAACCAGGCTGATTGGAAGGAGCAAAACTTGGATGTTTTCGGATTAGATGACTGGAGCAGGCAATAG